In Verrucomicrobiota bacterium, one DNA window encodes the following:
- a CDS encoding HesA/MoeB/ThiF family protein: MSLPQLTAAERATYEWQMWLPGFGETGQRKLKAASVLISRVGGLGGIVAYQLAAAGVGRLVLAHAGNLKPSDLNRQLLQKHARIGLPRIETLAERLKELNPRLEIVAAGENVTDANARSLVAQADVVVDAAPLFEERFALNAEAFAQGKPMVECAMFALEAQLTTFIPGRTGCLRCLVPEKPPHWKREFPVLGAVSGTIGCLGAVEVVKLLTGLGKPLAGVRLVMDLGAMEFRRLRFAARAGCPVCGEAKKSRRIRARTTS; encoded by the coding sequence ATGAGCCTGCCCCAACTGACCGCCGCCGAGCGTGCCACCTACGAGTGGCAGATGTGGCTGCCCGGATTCGGCGAGACGGGCCAGCGCAAATTGAAGGCGGCCTCGGTGCTCATCTCGCGCGTCGGCGGGCTCGGCGGCATCGTGGCATATCAGCTTGCGGCGGCAGGCGTGGGCAGACTCGTGCTCGCGCATGCGGGCAACCTCAAGCCGAGCGACCTCAACCGGCAGCTTCTGCAGAAACATGCGCGCATCGGACTGCCGCGCATCGAGACCCTCGCCGAGCGGTTGAAGGAACTGAACCCGCGCCTCGAGATCGTCGCAGCCGGCGAGAATGTCACGGATGCGAACGCGCGGTCGCTGGTCGCGCAAGCCGACGTGGTCGTGGACGCAGCGCCGTTGTTCGAAGAACGGTTCGCCCTGAACGCCGAAGCCTTCGCACAGGGCAAGCCCATGGTCGAATGCGCGATGTTTGCGCTGGAAGCGCAGCTCACCACGTTCATTCCCGGCCGCACCGGCTGCCTGCGCTGCCTCGTCCCCGAGAAGCCCCCGCACTGGAAGCGCGAATTCCCCGTGCTCGGCGCGGTCTCCGGCACCATCGGCTGCCTCGGCGCGGTGGAAGTGGTGAAGCTCCTCACCGGGCTCGGCAAACCGCTGGCGGGCGTCCGGCTCGTAATGGACCTCGGCGCGATGGAGTTTCGCCGGCTGAGGTTTGCAGCCCGTGCCGGCTGCCCGGTTTGCGGCGAAGCGAAGAAATCGCGCCGCATTCGCGCCCGGACTACTT